In a single window of the Labeo rohita strain BAU-BD-2019 chromosome 23, IGBB_LRoh.1.0, whole genome shotgun sequence genome:
- the atp6ap1a gene encoding ATPase H+ transporting accessory protein 1a has product MAGYDVTASSALKMAAVRTLSRNAGMILLFFLCVFAAAKSDEQVPLVAWASDGFALSPVKAPSAGHTVSVDELESYLNTALSTTPHNLLLFLQDKLSVDDITMYGGVFGNKQDNVFQNLEAALASSSSLWLPSVSSSATALVSTLLQNQIDAAPLYMNPDTLAQLRLNASVAALLVFRLPYSGGADMMSTKEVLSGNDEVIGQVLSIMKAQSVPYTAVFTALWPSRVIEEASPAVHSVWSRSLLQSRREEPVTKPPLEFKEKGSTCILLWAEKLVVSQYRSGKWERHDLAPKTFGEGASPNLSGSSCNETHSRLEINYEDVLNYRSFKLVFVMNRRHYKVSARHWFTMDLVQLEYDGKNAKFNGSRYVYAPSEYSYRCESVSSSRYPQLSPHSDKDNANDWQISFDDFQIQGFNVAGKDFSYASDCASFFTPGIWMGLVTSLLMVLVLTYGLHMIMQLRTMDRFDDPKGPAISVPQTE; this is encoded by the exons ATGGCCGGTTATGACGTCACGGCATCATCTGCGCTGAAGATGGCTGCTGTGAGGACGCTCTCCCGTAACGCCGGGatgattttgctttttttcctcTGTGTGTTCGCAGCAGCGAAGAGCGATGAGCAAGTCCCTCTGGTCGCATGGGCGAGTGATGG gtTTGCCTTGTCTCCTGTGAAAGCTCCCTCAGCGGGTCACACTGTGTCTGTGGATGAGCTGGAATCATACCTGAACACAGCACTGAGCACTACACCTCACAATCTACTGCTCTTCCTGCAGGATAAA TTGAGTGTTGATGACATCACAATGTATGGAGGAGTCTTTGGAAACAAACAGGATAATGTCTTCCAAAATCTTGAG GCGGCTCTGGCGTCCTCCTCCTCTTTATGGTTGCCGTCGGTATCATCGTCCGCCACTGCTTTAGTTTCTACACTGCTTCAGAATCAGATTGATGCGGCTCCTCTCTACATGAACCCAGACACCCTTGCTCAACTCCGCCTCAATGCATCTGTTGCTGCCTTGCTGGTCTTCCGCCTCCCTTACAGCGGCGG GGCTGATATGATGTCTACTAAAGAAGTGCTCAGCGGAAACG ATGAGGTGATTGGTCAGGTGCTGAGCATCATGAAAGCTCAGTCTGTGCCGTATACTGCtgtgtttactgcactttggcCCTCAAGG GTGATAGAGGAGGCGTCTCCAGCTGTGCACTCTGTCTGGTCACGATCCCTACTGCAATCCCGTCGTGAGGAACCTGTTACGAAGCCGCCTTTGGAGTTTAAGGAGAAGGGCTCTACCTGCATTCTCTTGTGGGCGGAGAAGCTGGTGGTCAGCCAGTATCGCTCAGGAAAGTGGGAGAGGCATGACCTTGCCCCGAAAACCTTTGGTGAAGGTGCTTCACCCAACCTGTCAGGCTCATCCTGCAATGAGACTCACTCCCG ACTGGAGATAAATTATGAAGACGTCCTGAATTACCGTTCTTTTAAGCTTGT TTTTGTAATGAACCGGCGTCACTATAAGGTTTCTGCCCGCCATTGGTTCACCATGGATCTGGTTCAGCTGGAGTATGATGGGAAAAATGCCAAATTCAATGGTAGCCGTTACGTCTATGCCCCGTCTGAGTACTCGTACCGCTGTGAGTCTGTGAGCAGTTCCCGCTACCCACAGCTGTCACCCCACTCAGACAAGGACAATGCCAACGACTGGCAGATCTCTTTTGATGACTTCCAG ATCCAGGGCTTCAATGTGGCTGGAAAGGATTTCTCTTATGCCAGTGACTGTGCTAGTTTCTTCACTCCTGGTATCTGGATGGGGCTTGTTACATCTCTTCTCATGGTGCTGGTTCTCACTTACGGCCTGCATATGATCATGCAGCTCCGCACCATGGACCGCTTTGACGACCCCAAGGGCCCTGCCATCTCTGTTCCCCAGACTGAGTAA
- the tnnc1a gene encoding troponin C type 1a (slow) — translation MNDIYKAAVEQLTDEQKNEFRAAFDIFVQDAEDGCISTKELGKVMRMLGQNPTPEELQEMIDEVDEDGSGTVDFEEFLVMMVRCMKDDSKGKSEEELAELFRMFDKNADGYIDLDELKLMLEATGETITEDDIEELMRDGDKNNDGKIDYDEFLEFMKGVE, via the exons GTAGAGCAGCTCACCGACGAGCAGAAAAATG AGTTCCGCGCAGCATTTGATATTTTCGTTCAGGACGCTGAGGATGGCTGTATTAGCACTAAGGAGCTTGGGAAGGTGATGAGGATGCTGGGCCAGAACCCCACGCCGGAAGAACTCCAGGAGATGATTGACGAAGTGGATGAGGACG GCAGTGGTACGGTGGATTTTGAGGAGTTTTTGGTCATGATGGTGAGATGCATGAAAGATGATAGCAAAGGGAAATCAGAGGAAGAACTGGCAGAACTCTTCCGTATGTTTGATAA GAATGCAGATGGTTACATTGATCTTGATGAACTGAAGCTGATGCTGGAAGCTACAGGTGAAACCATCACTGAAGATGACATCGAGGAACTGATGAGGGACGGAGACAAAAACAATGATGGAAAAATCGATTATGATG AGTTTTTGGAGTTCATGAAAGGGGTAGAATAA